In Nocardia yunnanensis, one DNA window encodes the following:
- a CDS encoding aminotransferase class I/II-fold pyridoxal phosphate-dependent enzyme: protein MPRQTQFGLMSHAELVTEHETQTANYAKLKTEKLTLDITRGKPSPEQLDLSQELLELPGAADYRDANGTDVRNYGGLHGLPELRAIFGELLNIPVSNLLAGNNASLEIMNDLLVFAMLHGTADSQRRWADEPVLKFLCPVPGYDRHFAITEALGFEMIPIPMKGDGPDTHLIAELVANDPAVKGLWAVPNYSNPTGITFSEAVTRELVSMPTAAPDFRIVWDNAYAVHPLTDTAEPVLDVLGMAAAAGHPNRVFVLASTSKITFAGAGVSFFGSSTANIEWYLKHLGKKTIGPDKVNQLRHLRFFGDAAGVRAHMQKHREILEPKFKLVLRILEDRLGASKVASWTEPKGGYFISLDVLEGTASRVVALAKDAGIALTPAGASFPYGKEPEDKNIRIAPSFPSTAELEKAMDGLATCVLLAASEKLMASHS from the coding sequence ATGCCTCGGCAGACGCAATTCGGTTTGATGAGCCATGCGGAACTCGTGACGGAACACGAGACGCAGACCGCGAACTACGCGAAGCTCAAGACCGAGAAGCTGACGCTGGACATTACGAGGGGTAAGCCCTCGCCCGAGCAGCTGGACCTCTCGCAGGAACTGCTGGAGCTGCCGGGCGCCGCCGACTACCGCGATGCCAACGGCACCGATGTCCGCAACTACGGTGGCCTGCACGGCTTGCCGGAACTGCGCGCCATTTTCGGTGAGCTGCTGAACATTCCGGTGTCGAATCTGCTGGCCGGCAACAATGCCAGCCTGGAGATCATGAACGACCTGCTGGTCTTCGCCATGCTGCACGGCACCGCGGATTCACAGCGGCGCTGGGCCGACGAGCCGGTGCTCAAATTCCTGTGCCCGGTACCGGGTTACGACCGTCACTTCGCCATCACCGAGGCGCTCGGCTTCGAGATGATCCCGATCCCGATGAAGGGCGACGGCCCGGACACGCATCTGATCGCGGAACTGGTGGCGAACGATCCGGCCGTCAAGGGGCTGTGGGCGGTGCCCAACTACTCCAACCCGACCGGCATCACCTTCTCCGAAGCCGTGACGCGCGAACTGGTTTCGATGCCGACGGCCGCGCCCGACTTCCGGATCGTGTGGGACAACGCATACGCGGTGCACCCGCTCACCGATACCGCCGAGCCGGTGCTGGACGTGCTGGGCATGGCCGCGGCCGCCGGGCATCCGAACCGGGTGTTCGTGCTGGCCTCCACCTCCAAGATCACCTTCGCGGGTGCGGGGGTGAGCTTCTTCGGCTCCTCCACCGCCAATATCGAGTGGTACCTGAAGCATCTGGGCAAGAAGACGATCGGCCCGGACAAGGTGAACCAGCTGCGGCACCTGCGGTTCTTCGGCGACGCGGCGGGCGTGCGGGCGCACATGCAGAAGCATCGCGAGATCCTCGAGCCCAAATTCAAACTGGTGCTGCGGATTCTGGAGGATCGCCTCGGCGCGTCGAAGGTGGCGTCCTGGACCGAGCCCAAGGGCGGCTACTTCATCAGCCTGGATGTACTGGAGGGCACCGCCAGCCGGGTGGTGGCGCTGGCCAAGGACGCCGGCATCGCGCTGACCCCGGCCGGGGCGTCCTTCCCGTACGGAAAAGAGCCGGAGGACAAGAACATTCGCATCGCCCCCAGCTTCCCGTCCACGGCGGAACTGGAGAAGGCGATGGACGGCCTGGCCACCTGCGTCCTGCTGGCCGCCTCCGAGAAGCTGATGGCGTCGCACAGCTGA
- a CDS encoding methyltransferase domain-containing protein, translating to MRPDRFDRDGQDQLVDVHDLQAALPGIRRLRAWAHEALATRPGESAVDIGSGTGSEVLTFADRVGPTGTALGVEPDPDLRLAAERRAAQAGSIATFVSGDAYGLPVGSESFDVALCERVFQHLTAPARAAGEIARVLRPGGRVVVMDSDWGTAIVHPGDRHVVHEVIETMIAGTTNPFAGRRLAGQLTAAGLVVDDIASHALIQDGGVGAGALVARVADRAVARGAITQRQRDELLAELEAGAASGDIHLSVTIFAVLAHKPS from the coding sequence TTGCGCCCGGACCGTTTCGACCGCGACGGACAAGACCAGCTCGTCGACGTCCACGATCTACAGGCGGCCCTGCCCGGCATCCGGCGGCTGCGGGCCTGGGCCCACGAGGCACTGGCCACCCGGCCCGGCGAGAGCGCCGTCGACATCGGCTCCGGCACCGGATCGGAGGTGCTGACCTTCGCCGACCGGGTCGGTCCGACCGGCACCGCGCTCGGCGTCGAACCCGATCCGGACCTGCGGCTGGCCGCCGAACGCCGCGCCGCGCAGGCCGGTTCGATCGCCACCTTCGTCAGCGGCGACGCCTACGGTCTGCCCGTCGGGAGCGAGAGCTTCGATGTGGCATTGTGCGAGCGCGTCTTCCAGCACCTCACCGCACCCGCCCGCGCGGCCGGCGAGATCGCGCGGGTGTTGCGACCCGGCGGGCGCGTGGTGGTGATGGACAGCGACTGGGGCACGGCCATCGTGCACCCCGGTGACCGGCACGTGGTGCACGAGGTCATCGAGACCATGATCGCCGGCACCACCAATCCCTTCGCGGGCCGCCGCCTGGCCGGGCAGCTCACCGCGGCGGGACTCGTCGTCGACGACATCGCCTCGCATGCGCTGATCCAGGACGGCGGGGTCGGGGCGGGCGCGCTGGTCGCCCGCGTGGCCGACCGCGCGGTGGCGCGCGGCGCCATCACCCAGCGCCAGCGCGACGAATTGCTGGCGGAGCTGGAGGCCGGGGCGGCCAGCGGTGACATCCACCTGTCGGTGACCATCTTCGCGGTGCTGGCGCACAAGCCGAGCTGA
- a CDS encoding HhH-GPD-type base excision DNA repair protein: protein MTSQLCIAQEPEADKLISEDRFALLVGMLLDQQFPLEHAFRGPKKIADRMGGFDINRIADADPEEFEELAATPPAIHRYGRSMARRTQDLARYIVEHYNGDTEAIWTQGGPDGKEVLRRLKDLPGYGDQKARIMLALLGKQLGVQPKGWEAAAGAYSEKNSRRSAADIVDAESLLEVRAFKKQAKAAAKAKDA from the coding sequence GTGACCAGTCAACTTTGTATCGCCCAGGAGCCCGAGGCGGACAAGCTGATCTCGGAGGACCGATTCGCCCTGCTAGTCGGGATGCTTTTGGATCAACAGTTCCCCCTCGAACATGCCTTCCGGGGTCCGAAGAAGATCGCGGATCGAATGGGCGGATTCGACATCAACCGGATTGCCGATGCAGACCCGGAAGAGTTCGAAGAACTCGCTGCGACGCCGCCCGCAATCCACCGGTACGGGCGCTCTATGGCGCGTAGGACCCAGGACCTAGCCCGGTACATAGTCGAGCACTACAACGGCGACACAGAGGCCATCTGGACCCAGGGAGGCCCGGACGGGAAAGAGGTCCTCCGGCGGTTGAAGGATCTCCCCGGATACGGGGATCAGAAAGCCCGAATCATGCTGGCGCTGCTCGGAAAGCAGCTCGGCGTCCAGCCGAAGGGCTGGGAGGCAGCCGCGGGCGCGTACTCCGAGAAGAACTCTCGGCGCTCGGCCGCCGATATCGTAGATGCTGAATCGCTCTTGGAAGTTCGGGCGTTCAAGAAGCAGGCGAAGGCGGCTGCGAAGGCGAAAGACGCTTAG
- the cutA gene encoding divalent-cation tolerance protein CutA encodes MTEARVWSVTSTTPTEKDAQHIARTVVSERLAAGAEVTGPAMSVFWHNDELGEGQEWRVTLKTSAAVRDRLANRILELHPWAAGPEIVAYPVEWAIDRYADWVEKFTAATE; translated from the coding sequence ATGACAGAGGCGCGGGTGTGGTCGGTGACGTCAACGACGCCGACCGAGAAGGATGCTCAGCACATCGCTCGGACCGTGGTGTCCGAGCGTCTCGCCGCTGGCGCGGAGGTGACTGGTCCGGCGATGTCGGTGTTCTGGCACAACGATGAACTCGGTGAGGGCCAGGAGTGGCGGGTGACCCTCAAAACCTCAGCGGCGGTGAGGGATCGGCTCGCGAACCGGATTCTGGAGCTGCACCCGTGGGCCGCTGGTCCTGAGATCGTCGCGTACCCGGTCGAATGGGCTATCGACCGCTACGCGGACTGGGTCGAGAAGTTCACAGCTGCAACGGAATAG
- a CDS encoding helix-turn-helix domain-containing protein produces the protein MWGEPTNAQFRAFRLAKGLSQPELAELVCDHVERETGHRPGTDAQAISRIECGEIAWPRRATRQALVAVLGSETEAALGLYPKRTKLDADKDEATKRRQFLAVAGLAAPLLGSQKPVRVGAIDVDHMRQKFVRLEALDSEYGGGDTFHLYFTELARTEQILHTANRGLDVSNKLVELAAQQAQQAGWAAFDAGFEKVAIALFNYSRSAAKEAGSRELEANSLVHIAYATGQSDSIEAADAACIALGAGATGKAVAMLQSRRAWSFATAGQSDAAARALDDARAALDVSDDSPSWCSWMNPAELDIMAGRVWSVLHRPDRAIPPLQRALADYPDNWARDKALYLTWLADAYLDAGDHMSAVTAAEQAFTLSESVSSVRPLARVRATAQRALAASADGAEGLARRAAAARPPIPLQL, from the coding sequence ATGTGGGGAGAGCCGACGAACGCACAATTCCGGGCATTTCGGCTGGCTAAGGGCTTGTCACAACCCGAGCTGGCCGAACTCGTCTGCGATCACGTCGAACGAGAAACAGGCCACCGACCGGGCACTGACGCCCAGGCAATCAGCCGGATCGAATGCGGCGAGATCGCCTGGCCTCGACGTGCGACACGTCAAGCGCTCGTGGCAGTGTTGGGGAGTGAAACGGAAGCAGCCCTCGGGCTGTACCCGAAACGAACCAAGCTGGACGCGGACAAGGACGAAGCCACGAAGCGCAGACAGTTCCTCGCTGTTGCCGGGCTGGCTGCGCCGTTGCTGGGCAGCCAGAAGCCCGTGCGTGTCGGAGCGATCGACGTCGACCACATGCGCCAGAAGTTCGTCAGGCTGGAAGCGCTGGATAGCGAGTACGGTGGCGGCGACACCTTCCACCTGTACTTCACCGAGTTGGCCCGCACCGAGCAAATCCTCCACACCGCCAATCGAGGGCTCGACGTGTCGAACAAACTCGTCGAACTCGCAGCACAGCAGGCCCAACAGGCAGGCTGGGCGGCCTTTGACGCCGGATTCGAGAAGGTGGCTATCGCGCTGTTCAACTACAGCCGCAGCGCTGCGAAGGAGGCCGGTAGTCGAGAGCTTGAGGCGAACTCGCTGGTCCATATCGCCTATGCGACAGGCCAATCCGACTCGATCGAAGCCGCGGACGCAGCCTGTATCGCGCTGGGCGCTGGCGCGACCGGCAAGGCGGTAGCCATGCTGCAATCGCGCCGGGCGTGGTCGTTCGCGACGGCGGGCCAGTCAGACGCAGCCGCCCGCGCGCTGGATGACGCACGCGCCGCCTTGGACGTCAGCGACGACTCTCCGAGCTGGTGCTCGTGGATGAATCCCGCTGAGCTGGACATCATGGCGGGCCGGGTCTGGTCGGTATTGCACAGGCCCGACCGCGCGATCCCTCCTCTGCAACGCGCTCTCGCCGACTACCCGGACAACTGGGCCAGAGACAAGGCGCTGTACCTCACCTGGCTTGCAGACGCCTACCTCGACGCAGGCGATCACATGAGCGCCGTCACGGCTGCCGAGCAGGCTTTCACGCTGTCAGAATCGGTTTCATCAGTGCGGCCCCTGGCCAGGGTCCGAGCAACTGCCCAAAGGGCCTTAGCGGCAAGCGCAGACGGGGCTGAGGGTCTCGCCCGCCGCGCTGCCGCCGCCCGACCGCCTATTCCGTTGCAGCTGTGA
- a CDS encoding DUF6968 family protein: protein MTEPLIDFKRDVGPFGDPVATRELTSEVHGGPVIVAVGKPRPHPSLERTWFCPWRIEGIEDQPISGSPGVGIDGWQALDAAMEIAGAALQGSGHPVNFHGGPPGIRGMSSD, encoded by the coding sequence ATGACAGAGCCCCTGATCGACTTCAAGCGGGATGTCGGACCGTTCGGCGACCCCGTCGCCACCCGTGAACTGACCTCGGAGGTGCACGGAGGGCCTGTGATCGTGGCAGTCGGTAAGCCTCGCCCGCATCCCAGCCTTGAGCGAACTTGGTTCTGCCCGTGGCGAATCGAAGGCATCGAGGACCAGCCGATCTCGGGCTCGCCGGGGGTTGGCATCGACGGATGGCAGGCGCTCGACGCAGCGATGGAGATCGCCGGAGCCGCGTTGCAAGGCAGCGGACACCCGGTGAACTTCCACGGTGGCCCACCCGGCATACGTGGCATGTCCTCCGACTAA
- a CDS encoding DNA polymerase: protein MSITGIPAQTLPSSDWIIRRCFVAEPGNSIVAVDYKAQELRVLASLSGDATMRKAFAEDADLHQITANAAGVGRKVGKMANFLQVYGGGAKTLALQADIDVATAKRVIAGFEKAYPGVAKLSKRLQTVARNQGYITTRTGRRLPVDRDRAYSALNYMIQSTSRDVTCRGLLALDEAGFTPYLRLPVHDEVIASVPTKHAAWGAREIARHMRMDLGGVDIDTDAEVYGESWGHGYMKG, encoded by the coding sequence ATGTCCATCACCGGCATTCCCGCCCAGACGCTACCTAGCTCCGATTGGATCATCCGCCGGTGCTTCGTCGCCGAGCCCGGCAATTCGATTGTCGCCGTGGACTACAAGGCTCAGGAGCTACGAGTCCTCGCCTCACTGTCCGGTGACGCCACCATGCGGAAGGCGTTCGCCGAGGACGCCGACCTTCACCAGATCACCGCCAACGCGGCCGGGGTCGGCCGCAAGGTCGGCAAAATGGCGAACTTCTTGCAGGTCTACGGCGGGGGAGCGAAGACCCTTGCCCTACAGGCAGATATCGACGTCGCCACCGCCAAGCGGGTCATCGCTGGATTCGAGAAGGCATACCCCGGAGTCGCCAAGCTCTCGAAGCGGCTCCAGACCGTAGCCCGGAACCAGGGCTACATCACCACCCGCACTGGCCGACGCCTCCCCGTCGACCGGGACCGCGCCTACTCGGCGCTGAACTACATGATCCAGTCGACTTCCCGCGATGTGACTTGCCGCGGGCTGCTCGCTCTGGACGAAGCCGGATTCACGCCGTACCTGCGGCTTCCGGTTCACGACGAAGTGATTGCTTCCGTCCCAACCAAGCACGCCGCATGGGGAGCCCGAGAGATCGCCCGCCACATGCGGATGGACCTCGGCGGCGTGGACATCGACACCGACGCAGAGGTCTACGGCGAGAGCTGGGGCCACGGATACATGAAAGGCTGA
- a CDS encoding deoxycytidylate deaminase: MTRPSWDEYFLQIARTASIRSSCERSKVGAVVVRDRRIRSTGYNDSPAGTPGCESCPRRTSGCEPGSSYDTGPGACHAIHAEGNALIHADREDLVDATLYITRAPCGGCSKLIQAAGITRVVYPGSENGDHE; the protein is encoded by the coding sequence GTGACGCGGCCAAGCTGGGATGAGTACTTCCTGCAGATCGCCCGCACGGCCTCTATCCGCTCATCCTGCGAACGCTCGAAGGTCGGGGCCGTGGTCGTCAGAGACCGCCGCATCCGCTCGACCGGATACAACGACAGCCCCGCCGGAACCCCCGGCTGTGAGTCCTGTCCGCGCCGGACCTCCGGATGCGAGCCAGGCAGCTCGTACGACACCGGTCCGGGCGCGTGCCACGCAATCCACGCCGAAGGCAACGCCCTGATCCACGCAGACCGTGAAGACCTGGTGGACGCAACCCTCTACATCACCCGCGCCCCCTGCGGTGGGTGCTCGAAATTGATTCAGGCAGCAGGCATTACCCGGGTCGTCTATCCGGGCTCAGAGAACGGAGACCACGAATGA
- a CDS encoding PE-PPE domain-containing protein — MIDVLIMGGTWAPLGHPVTNAFADTLDPNRFQARHIPYPADYGQQVTYAASVAAGRVALINAIEASPNPVILAGYSQGAGIAGDIARDWGYGTYPHLDIRGAALIADPSRPAGLNTTGPDPGGYGISGERRIDGMPVLWAAAVGDPITALPEGSALRTIADLSAYWTLKDPVVWARSVIDVASQNRAQRWWNIKNWASWTGVIREAYSYLQGGRHTDAYVTEGHSVRLAEAVNDTF; from the coding sequence TTGATTGATGTCCTGATCATGGGCGGCACATGGGCACCGCTCGGCCACCCCGTGACCAACGCGTTCGCTGACACCCTGGACCCAAACCGATTCCAGGCACGCCACATCCCCTACCCGGCCGACTACGGCCAACAGGTCACCTACGCCGCCTCCGTCGCGGCTGGGCGAGTGGCGCTGATCAACGCCATCGAAGCCAGCCCGAACCCGGTCATCCTCGCCGGGTATTCGCAAGGCGCGGGTATCGCTGGAGACATCGCAAGAGACTGGGGGTACGGCACGTACCCGCATCTCGATATCCGAGGCGCAGCACTGATCGCGGACCCGTCACGGCCCGCCGGGCTGAACACCACAGGACCCGATCCGGGCGGATACGGAATCTCCGGAGAACGACGCATCGACGGAATGCCGGTGCTGTGGGCCGCCGCCGTCGGCGACCCGATCACCGCGTTGCCCGAAGGCTCGGCCCTGCGGACCATCGCGGACCTGTCCGCCTACTGGACTCTGAAAGACCCTGTCGTCTGGGCACGATCCGTCATAGACGTGGCATCGCAGAACAGGGCTCAGCGGTGGTGGAACATCAAGAACTGGGCGTCCTGGACCGGAGTCATCCGGGAGGCGTACTCGTACCTCCAGGGCGGACGGCACACCGACGCCTATGTGACTGAAGGGCACTCGGTCAGACTGGCCGAGGCCGTGAACGACACGTTCTGA
- a CDS encoding DUF2637 domain-containing protein: MLSRVRSISAVQAATAGTVAVGGFSFLVSYTALSELAEYYKMPDPWSAPLIVDGLVIVSTIAATAMRRHSWYAWVLLFIGAMLSVAGNGLQAWHTTGSYIAIGIAAVPPLVLLAVTHLTMVLRDQAEESPAVAEVRELPATPAVDPFSAALERLVSEAPAAA, translated from the coding sequence ATGCTATCTCGAGTTCGGTCCATCTCCGCTGTCCAGGCTGCCACTGCTGGCACGGTCGCGGTTGGTGGGTTCTCGTTCCTCGTCTCGTATACCGCTCTGTCTGAGCTGGCCGAGTACTACAAGATGCCCGACCCGTGGTCGGCCCCGCTGATCGTTGACGGTCTGGTGATCGTCTCCACGATCGCGGCTACCGCGATGCGGCGTCACAGCTGGTACGCATGGGTTTTGCTGTTCATCGGTGCCATGCTCTCGGTCGCGGGCAACGGGCTTCAGGCGTGGCACACCACGGGCTCGTACATCGCGATCGGAATCGCGGCGGTGCCGCCGCTGGTGCTGCTGGCGGTCACTCACCTGACCATGGTTCTCCGGGACCAGGCCGAGGAATCTCCGGCCGTCGCCGAGGTCCGCGAACTGCCCGCTACCCCTGCGGTTGACCCCTTCTCCGCCGCCCTGGAGCGGCTCGTGAGTGAGGCCCCGGCTGCGGCTTAG
- a CDS encoding recombinase family protein — translation MNSGLRALVGARVSVVQGPEKVSNFAQLETGMRWADANGLSVVAMFQDLDVSAGKYTPFERPDLGKWLTEEKLWEWDVLIFSKIDRMFRSTHDCVEFAKWCKEHRKILVFADDNLTLNYRDAGKLNSLDQMMTELFIYIGSFFAQIELNRYRSRAEDFHRVLRTTDRWASGVPPFGFQTVDHPSGKGKTLARDPYGYEWLYKIAEKLLAGWSWIRIAAWLNESKVLTNMDRAMIKNGKESKERPWNVGTVKLIMTSWSTQGYKTTDKGKKPHLDADGNMVRIAEPTFDDATWEQIQQAAAKRSYNGTRRVHSENPMLGVGSCGLCGAQLAQQISARRGKSTIGLPDNRYYRCGRTPLNCNGMNISAEEAERTLESQFLAEHGEKLVIEKVFVPGSDNSRELEEVTGAIARLRAESDAGLIETQEDQDHYISRLKGLTARKRELEKDTVRPSKWEEKKLDITYGEAWARSVDPIEHREMLRKWGVRLILQPKSSVPRVILEFSK, via the coding sequence ATGAACAGCGGCCTACGCGCCCTGGTTGGCGCGCGTGTGTCCGTCGTCCAAGGACCTGAGAAGGTCTCGAACTTCGCACAGCTTGAAACCGGTATGCGATGGGCCGACGCCAACGGCCTCTCGGTCGTAGCGATGTTCCAGGACCTCGACGTCTCGGCAGGCAAGTACACCCCGTTCGAACGCCCAGACCTCGGGAAGTGGCTGACCGAAGAGAAGCTATGGGAATGGGACGTCCTGATCTTCTCGAAGATCGACCGCATGTTTCGGTCGACGCATGACTGCGTCGAGTTCGCGAAGTGGTGCAAAGAGCACCGGAAGATCCTGGTCTTCGCCGATGACAACCTAACGTTGAACTACCGCGACGCTGGCAAGTTGAACTCGCTCGATCAGATGATGACCGAGCTGTTCATCTACATCGGGTCGTTTTTCGCACAGATCGAATTGAACCGGTACCGGTCCCGCGCGGAGGACTTTCACCGGGTATTGCGGACCACCGACCGGTGGGCATCGGGTGTGCCCCCCTTCGGATTTCAGACTGTGGACCATCCCTCGGGGAAGGGAAAGACGCTAGCTCGCGACCCATACGGGTATGAGTGGCTATACAAGATCGCCGAGAAGCTGCTAGCCGGTTGGTCGTGGATCAGGATTGCCGCATGGCTGAATGAGTCGAAGGTTCTTACGAATATGGACCGCGCCATGATCAAGAACGGGAAGGAATCGAAAGAGCGCCCGTGGAATGTGGGCACGGTCAAACTCATCATGACGTCGTGGTCGACCCAGGGTTATAAGACGACGGACAAGGGCAAGAAGCCTCATCTCGACGCGGACGGGAACATGGTCCGGATCGCGGAGCCGACGTTCGATGATGCGACCTGGGAGCAGATCCAGCAGGCGGCGGCGAAGCGCTCGTACAACGGCACTCGGCGGGTGCACTCCGAGAACCCGATGCTCGGGGTTGGGTCGTGTGGGCTGTGTGGGGCGCAGCTGGCTCAGCAGATATCGGCTCGACGGGGCAAGTCCACGATCGGGCTTCCCGATAACCGGTACTACCGGTGTGGGCGTACGCCGTTGAACTGCAACGGGATGAACATCAGCGCCGAAGAGGCGGAACGGACTCTCGAGTCCCAGTTCCTCGCCGAGCACGGCGAGAAGCTCGTTATCGAGAAGGTATTCGTCCCAGGCTCGGACAACTCAAGGGAGCTGGAAGAGGTCACGGGCGCGATAGCGCGGCTTCGCGCCGAGTCCGACGCTGGCTTGATCGAGACCCAAGAGGACCAGGACCACTACATTTCCCGGCTTAAGGGATTGACGGCCCGGAAACGTGAGCTGGAAAAGGACACGGTTCGTCCTTCGAAATGGGAAGAGAAGAAGCTGGACATCACTTACGGCGAGGCGTGGGCTCGCTCGGTTGATCCGATCGAGCATCGAGAGATGCTGCGGAAGTGGGGAGTTCGGTTGATTCTCCAACCGAAAAGCTCCGTACCTCGAGTGATTCTCGAGTTTTCGAAGTAG
- a CDS encoding flavin reductase family protein, whose protein sequence is MGELTSIHGAAAVLTSVDGADLRRTFAHFPSGVVAVCARLGGTPYGLVASTFVPVSLDPPLVSICIQYSSETWPRLEQASRLGLSLLSSEQEPAARGLSSRRGDRFRNVELHGGNGNAAFVGGATAWLETSLYEQVPAGDHAVVLLRVHRVSVAAESEPLVFHRSAFRAFESKSPVGQLNSA, encoded by the coding sequence ATGGGCGAGCTGACCTCGATTCACGGCGCGGCTGCCGTGCTGACGTCCGTCGACGGAGCCGATCTGCGGCGCACCTTCGCGCACTTCCCCAGCGGTGTGGTGGCGGTGTGCGCGCGATTGGGCGGAACTCCCTACGGTCTGGTGGCCAGCACTTTCGTGCCGGTGTCCCTGGATCCGCCGCTGGTCTCGATCTGCATTCAGTACTCCTCGGAGACGTGGCCGCGACTCGAGCAGGCCAGCCGATTGGGTTTGAGTCTGCTCAGCAGCGAGCAGGAACCGGCGGCGCGGGGCTTGAGTTCCCGGCGCGGGGACCGGTTCCGGAATGTGGAGCTGCACGGCGGCAACGGGAACGCGGCGTTCGTGGGCGGGGCAACCGCCTGGCTGGAGACCTCGCTGTACGAGCAGGTGCCCGCCGGCGATCATGCCGTGGTGTTGCTGCGCGTGCACCGGGTGAGCGTGGCCGCGGAGTCCGAGCCGCTCGTGTTCCACCGCAGCGCCTTCCGCGCGTTCGAGAGTAAATCACCTGTCGGCCAATTGAATTCAGCCTGA
- a CDS encoding amino acid ABC transporter permease: MSTLAASARSVAATEHEDGDLPVVRTRHPWRWVTAAVALVVVAQFAHGLITNAGWDWGTFAQYFTAKSVLSALKVTLELTFWGTLLGFFLGIWLAVARLSNNPVLKAISWTYIWAFRSIPLIVQLLFWFNLAYLYKTLSIGIPFGPEFARFQTNGVISGFTAAVIGLALHQAAYSAEIIRAGIISVDHGQWEAARSLGLPWHRQFFTVVAPQAMRGILPNAANEVISLFKGTSIVSTMAIAELFYQVQVIYGRNGRVVPLLMVATVWYILLTTVLSIIQFYIERHFARGDRASVRTVKGGDRR, from the coding sequence ATGAGCACCCTGGCGGCATCCGCGCGGTCGGTGGCGGCGACCGAACACGAGGACGGCGATCTGCCCGTGGTCCGGACCCGGCACCCGTGGCGGTGGGTCACGGCGGCGGTGGCGCTGGTGGTGGTCGCGCAGTTCGCGCACGGCCTGATCACCAATGCGGGCTGGGACTGGGGGACTTTCGCGCAGTACTTCACCGCCAAGTCGGTGTTGTCGGCGCTGAAGGTGACCTTGGAGCTCACCTTCTGGGGCACCTTGCTCGGCTTCTTCCTGGGCATCTGGCTGGCCGTCGCGCGCTTGTCGAACAATCCGGTGCTGAAGGCGATTTCGTGGACCTACATCTGGGCCTTCCGCTCCATTCCGCTCATCGTGCAGTTGCTGTTCTGGTTCAACCTCGCCTACCTGTACAAGACATTGTCGATCGGCATTCCGTTCGGACCGGAATTCGCGCGCTTTCAAACCAATGGCGTGATCAGCGGATTCACCGCCGCCGTCATCGGACTGGCCTTGCATCAGGCCGCGTATTCGGCGGAAATCATTCGGGCCGGGATCATTTCGGTGGATCACGGCCAGTGGGAGGCGGCCCGCTCGCTGGGGTTGCCGTGGCATCGGCAGTTCTTCACCGTGGTGGCCCCGCAGGCCATGCGCGGGATTCTGCCGAATGCCGCCAACGAGGTGATCAGCCTGTTCAAGGGCACCTCGATCGTGTCCACCATGGCCATCGCCGAGCTGTTCTACCAGGTGCAGGTCATCTACGGCCGCAACGGCCGGGTGGTGCCGCTGCTGATGGTGGCGACGGTCTGGTACATCCTGCTCACCACGGTGCTGAGCATCATCCAGTTCTATATCGAGCGGCACTTCGCCCGCGGCGACCGGGCGAGTGTGCGCACCGTGAAGGGCGGGGATCGGCGATGA